From Rhodopseudomonas palustris, a single genomic window includes:
- a CDS encoding caspase family protein, translating into MRSIGRAGMRRSGAALTAITIVLTLLFAGSASAAKRVALVIGNDDYRNVPKLQKAVNDARTIGDALKRLGFQVMVAENQTRSAFSQSLLAFDTAIEPGDTAFFFYAGHGFEISGQNFLLPTDVPAATEGQEELVRDASIMADRIVDRLQNRGARTAILVLDACRNNPFERRGVRALAGRGGLAPMTTLPEGVFSIFSAGPRQTALDRLSDNDSNPNSVFTRVFVKQLLDPGENLVQVAQRTRRTVSELADQIGHKQVPVYFDQMVDDVFLNGRPQPGTAAAGAAEPPQKLAALPPVAPLKPPAAEALNAPIASFSRHNGGWTVSFSIADPALGISWRIGEGAFRETGFIDALDPRTRKRMPNPSIQLPADAPAGTIELRYIDAQGEMQGPFPIKFEPEAALLRDQRKILDMTATSWLSFRQFNGLLVYYTHLLSYRCAIREVRIGIDSAVPDKVLTMPACDMRDPVAIPSSAQPYLKLAPNVTSVSVELTYRDGSVSEIKTFRK; encoded by the coding sequence ATGCGATCGATCGGAAGGGCCGGCATGCGGCGCTCAGGTGCGGCGCTGACTGCCATCACGATTGTTCTGACGCTGCTCTTCGCCGGCTCCGCATCGGCCGCCAAGCGTGTCGCGCTGGTGATCGGAAATGACGACTACCGCAATGTGCCGAAACTGCAGAAGGCGGTGAATGATGCGCGAACCATAGGTGACGCGCTGAAGAGGCTCGGCTTCCAGGTGATGGTGGCGGAAAACCAGACCCGCTCCGCCTTCAGCCAGAGTCTTCTGGCGTTCGACACGGCGATCGAGCCCGGCGACACCGCGTTCTTCTTCTACGCCGGCCACGGCTTCGAGATCTCCGGGCAGAACTTCCTGCTGCCGACCGACGTGCCGGCCGCGACCGAGGGCCAGGAAGAACTGGTGCGCGACGCCTCGATCATGGCCGACCGCATCGTCGACCGGCTGCAGAACCGCGGCGCCCGCACCGCGATCCTGGTGCTCGACGCCTGCCGCAACAATCCGTTCGAGCGCCGCGGCGTGCGCGCGCTGGCCGGCCGCGGCGGGCTGGCGCCGATGACCACGCTGCCCGAAGGGGTGTTCTCGATCTTTTCGGCCGGCCCGCGGCAGACCGCGCTCGATCGGCTGTCGGACAATGACAGCAATCCGAACTCGGTGTTCACTCGCGTCTTCGTCAAGCAGTTGCTCGATCCAGGCGAGAACCTGGTGCAAGTGGCGCAGCGCACCCGCCGCACCGTCAGCGAGCTGGCCGATCAGATCGGCCACAAGCAGGTGCCGGTGTATTTCGACCAGATGGTCGACGACGTGTTCCTGAACGGCCGCCCGCAGCCGGGCACGGCCGCCGCTGGCGCTGCCGAGCCGCCGCAGAAGCTCGCCGCGCTGCCGCCGGTGGCGCCGCTGAAGCCGCCGGCCGCGGAGGCGCTGAATGCGCCGATCGCCAGCTTCTCCCGGCACAATGGCGGCTGGACGGTATCGTTCTCGATCGCCGATCCGGCGCTCGGTATCTCGTGGCGGATCGGCGAGGGTGCGTTCCGCGAAACCGGGTTCATCGATGCGCTCGATCCGCGTACCCGCAAGCGGATGCCGAACCCGTCGATCCAGCTTCCTGCCGACGCGCCGGCCGGCACCATCGAGCTGCGCTATATCGATGCGCAAGGCGAGATGCAGGGGCCGTTCCCGATCAAGTTCGAACCGGAGGCGGCGCTGCTGCGCGACCAGCGCAAGATCCTCGACATGACCGCGACGAGCTGGCTGTCGTTCCGGCAGTTCAACGGCCTGCTCGTGTACTACACGCACCTGTTGTCGTATCGCTGCGCAATCCGTGAAGTGCGGATCGGCATCGACAGCGCGGTGCCGGACAAGGTGCTGACGATGCCGGCCTGCGACATGCGCGATCCGGTGGCGATCCCGAGCAGCGCGCAGCCGTATCTGAAGCTGGCACCGAACGTGACGTCGGTTTCGGTCGAGCTGACTTATCGCGACGGCAGCGTGTCGGAGATCAAGACGTTTCGGAAGTAG